The DNA region CGAACCGGCCGGCCGCGTCGGCGCCTTCAGCCTGCGCAAGCCGCTGGCGTCGCCCAGCCATCCGTTCGACGTCGTCGCCCTCCGCGTGCTGGGCTGGTCGGAGCTGCCCTGGCTCGCCTGGGCCGGCTGGGGACTGGCCAGTGCCGGCATCGTGGCCGCGCTGGCCGCCTGGGACCGGCAGCGGCAGGCGCGCCGCCGCGCCGAGGACCTGCTGCGGCTGGGCCAGGTGGCGCGCCTGAACACGCTGGGCGAACTGGCCGGCGGCCTGGCCCACGAGCTGAACCAGCCCCTCACCGCCATGCTGGCCAATGCGCAGGCGGCGCGCCGGCTGCTCGCCGAGGAGCCGCCCGAGCTGGCGCCGGCGCGCACCGCCATGGGCCAGGCGGCCGAGCAGGCCCGGCGCGCCAGCGAGGTGGTGGCGCGCCTGCGCCGCACCATCGAGCGGCCGGGGCGCGAGACGGCGCTGCAGCCGGTGGTGCTGCAGGACGCGGTGCGCAACGCGTTCCACCTGCTCGAGCCCGAGTTCGCCCGCCGCGGGGTGGCGCCGCGCCTGCAGGGCACGGTGCCGGTGGCGGTGCAGGCCGAACCGGTGGCGCTGGAGCAGATCGTGCACAACCTGCTGATGAACGCGCTGCAGGCGCTGGAGCAGGTGCCGGCGGCCGAACGCGACCTGGCCGTCGACGTCGCGCAGCGCCCCGAGGGCGGCGTGCTGTCGGTCGCCGACAGCGGCCCCGGCATCGCGCCGGAGCTGCTGGCGCGCATCTTCGATCCCTTCGTCAGCACGCGCGAACACGGCCTCGGCCTGGGGCTGAGCCTGTGCGACAGCCTGGCGCAGGGCATGGGCGGCTCCCTGCAGGCCCAGCAGCGGCCACCGCGCGGCGCCCTGTTCCGCCTCACCCTGCCCTCGGCCGCCTGACCCCATGACCAGTCCCCTCGACACCCCTCTGGTCCAGCTGGTCGACGACGACCAGGCGGTGCGCGACGCGCTGGCGCTGCTGATCGGCACCATCGGCCTGCGCGTGCGCAGCTGGGCCGACCCGCTCGCCTTCCTGCGCGAGGTCGACCGCGAGGCCATCGGCGCCATCGTGCTGGACGTGCGCATGCCGGGCCTGGGCGGCCTGCAGGTGCTGGAACAGCTGGTCGCGTCCGGCACCGACCAGCCAGTCGTGCTGCTCACCGGGCACGGCACGGTCGAGATGTGCCGGCGCGCGTTCAAGGGCGGGGCGGCCGAGTTCCTGGAGAAGCCGGTCGACGACGACCTGCTGCTGGAGACGCTGCAGCAGGCGGTGCGCCAGCACGTGCGCTCGCGCGAGCGCAGCCAGGCCGACCGGGCGGCGCGCGAGCGCCATGCCCAGCTGTCGCCGCGCGAGCACGAGGTGCTGGCGCTGGTGGTGGAAGGCCTGACCAACAAGGAGATCGGCAAGGCCCTGGGGCTGTCGCCGCGCACCGTCGAGGCACACCGGGCCCACCTCTTCGACAAGCTCGAGGTGGCCTCGCTGGCCCAGCTGGTGCGCCAGTACGCCGCCCTCGCGGCGGGCGGCGGCACCGCGTAGTTCTACGCGGTCGGTGGCGTAGCCGCCCGACTGGCGGTTCCGCCCCCCGCTTCCTACAGTGGCGGCACGGTTGATTCGCAACCGCCAACCACAACCAAGGAGCCACCGCATGAAAGTTCTCCCCCTGCTGTCCGTCCTGGCCCTGTCCGCCGTTGCCAGCGCCGCCTCGGCCCAGGGCGTGCGCACGGAACGCAACATCTCGCTCGACCTGGCCAACCAGATCGCGGCCGGTGCCGTCGCCGCCTGCGCGGCCAGCGGCTACAACGTCGCCGCCACGGTGGTCGACCGCGCCGGCGTCGTGCGCGCCGTCCAGCGCGGCGACAACGCCGGCCCGCATTCGCTGGAGTCCAGCCGCCTGAAGGCCTACACCTCGGCCTCGGCCAAGAGCAACACCCTGGCCATGATGGAAGGCGCGCAGAAGAACCCGGCCGCGGCCAACCTGGTCAACATCCCCGGCTTCCTGCTGCTCGGCGGCGGGGTGCCGGTGCGCGTGGGCAACGAGGTCATCGGCGCGGTCGGCGTCGGCGGCGCGCCGGGCGGCAACCTGGACGAGCAATGCGCGGTGACCGCCCTCGACAAGGTCAAGGAGCAACTGAAGTGAAGCGCGCGCTGGTCACCTGGGTGCTGGCGCTGGGTGCGGCCTGCGCCACCCTGCCGGCGGCCGCCCAGGTCGGCCCCTCGGCGGCGGAAGCGGCCGCCTACACCGGGCTGCACGCCGCCGCGCACAAGGGCGACGTCGACAAGATCCGCCGGCTGGCCGCGGCGAAGGCCGACCTGAACGCGCGCGACGGCAACGGCCGCACGCCGCTGCACGTGGCGACCTTCGCCCGGCAGCGCGACGCGATCCAGGCGCTGGTGCAGGCCGGCGCCGCCATCGACCTGCTGGAGAACGACCGCTACGACGCCGTGACCATTGCTTCCGTCGCCAACGACGAGGAGACGCTGCGCCTGCTGCTGTCCCTGGGGGCCAGCGCCCGGCAGGTCACCAGCCGCTACGACGGCACCGCGCTGATCGCGGCCGCGCACCTGGGCCACGCCGGCGTGGTGGAGCAGCTGGTGCGCGCCGGCGCGCCGCTGGACCACGTCAACAACCTGCACTGGACGGCCGCCATCGAGGCGGTGGTGCTGGGCGACGGCGGGCCGCGCCACCAGGCCACGCTCAAGACGCTGGTCGAAGCCGGCGCCAACCTGCAGCTGAAGGACCGCAACGGCAACACGCCGCTGCAGCTGGCGCGCTCGCGCGGCTACACCGAGATGGTCCGGTTGCTGGAGGCGGGCAAGGCGCGCTGACGGCGGCGGCGCCCTAGAATCGGCGCCAGATGGGACTGGAAAAACGCGTCAAGGCCGCTGATCGCACGCTCGATCTGTTCGAAGCCTTCCAGAAGGCGGGGCGGCCCATGAGCCTGTCCGAGATCGCGCTGGCGATGGACATCCCGGTCAG from Ramlibacter pinisoli includes:
- a CDS encoding sensor histidine kinase; translation: MSSRLRPPWPWLLGWLLLAVAGGWVLAAIDRGREREAFENQARIAHRLLSQRAAQHDAVLATLALLQPAPGADGIQRLPALYPQIIAVRQLPAGAAWPSDTFRQAQELSRRERRPVLAEADLALGRAWLLLAAEPASFALQVDLVAAVPWSEWPMRRDDNPVRVALAQGDAALVLQPGREPAGRVGAFSLRKPLASPSHPFDVVALRVLGWSELPWLAWAGWGLASAGIVAALAAWDRQRQARRRAEDLLRLGQVARLNTLGELAGGLAHELNQPLTAMLANAQAARRLLAEEPPELAPARTAMGQAAEQARRASEVVARLRRTIERPGRETALQPVVLQDAVRNAFHLLEPEFARRGVAPRLQGTVPVAVQAEPVALEQIVHNLLMNALQALEQVPAAERDLAVDVAQRPEGGVLSVADSGPGIAPELLARIFDPFVSTREHGLGLGLSLCDSLAQGMGGSLQAQQRPPRGALFRLTLPSAA
- a CDS encoding response regulator transcription factor, whose translation is MTSPLDTPLVQLVDDDQAVRDALALLIGTIGLRVRSWADPLAFLREVDREAIGAIVLDVRMPGLGGLQVLEQLVASGTDQPVVLLTGHGTVEMCRRAFKGGAAEFLEKPVDDDLLLETLQQAVRQHVRSRERSQADRAARERHAQLSPREHEVLALVVEGLTNKEIGKALGLSPRTVEAHRAHLFDKLEVASLAQLVRQYAALAAGGGTA
- a CDS encoding GlcG/HbpS family heme-binding protein, producing the protein MKVLPLLSVLALSAVASAASAQGVRTERNISLDLANQIAAGAVAACAASGYNVAATVVDRAGVVRAVQRGDNAGPHSLESSRLKAYTSASAKSNTLAMMEGAQKNPAAANLVNIPGFLLLGGGVPVRVGNEVIGAVGVGGAPGGNLDEQCAVTALDKVKEQLK
- a CDS encoding ankyrin repeat domain-containing protein → MKRALVTWVLALGAACATLPAAAQVGPSAAEAAAYTGLHAAAHKGDVDKIRRLAAAKADLNARDGNGRTPLHVATFARQRDAIQALVQAGAAIDLLENDRYDAVTIASVANDEETLRLLLSLGASARQVTSRYDGTALIAAAHLGHAGVVEQLVRAGAPLDHVNNLHWTAAIEAVVLGDGGPRHQATLKTLVEAGANLQLKDRNGNTPLQLARSRGYTEMVRLLEAGKAR